From Rutidosis leptorrhynchoides isolate AG116_Rl617_1_P2 chromosome 3, CSIRO_AGI_Rlap_v1, whole genome shotgun sequence, a single genomic window includes:
- the LOC139897421 gene encoding ubiquitin-conjugating enzyme E2 20-like: MATMNNQESNNNNNRQINTAPPMNASKQSLPTPKSVDTQSVVKRLQSELMALMMSGESGISAFPKDDNIMCWRGTILGSKDTVFEGTEYKLSLTFPNDYPFKPPNVKFQTGCFHPNVDVFGNICLDILQDKWSSAYDVRTILISIQSLLGEPNTSSPLNSQAAALWNNQQEYRKMVEKLYKPVA; this comes from the exons ATGGCAACGATGAACAATCAagaaagcaacaacaacaacaacagacaaATTAATACTGCCCCGCCAATGAATGCCTCTAAACAGTCTCTCCCTACGCCTAAATCTGTTGATACTCAATCCGTTGTCAAAAG ATTGCAGTCGGAACTGATGGCTTTAATG ATGAGTGGTGAGTCTGGAATATCTGCCTTTCCAAAGGATGACAACATAATGTGTTGGAGAGGAACGATTCTAGGGAGCAAAGACACTGTGTTCGAAGGAACCGAGTATAAGCTTTCACTTACATTCCCAAATGATTACCCTTTCAAGCCTCCAAATGTGAAGTTCCAGACTGGTTGCTTTCATCCGAACGTGGATGTATTTGGAAATATATGTTTAGATATTCTTCAG GACAAATGGTCATCTGCTTATGATGTTAGAACTATTCTGATTTCTATCCAAAGTCTCCTTGGAG AACCAAACACAAGTTCACCTCTGAACAGCCAAGCTGCAGCACTTTGGAATAATCAACAAG AATACAGGAAGATGGTGGAGAAGCTGTACAAGCCAGTTGCATAA